One window of the Zea mays cultivar B73 chromosome 3, Zm-B73-REFERENCE-NAM-5.0, whole genome shotgun sequence genome contains the following:
- the LOC100283100 gene encoding PHD finger protein ALFIN-LIKE 8: MDGGAGFPGTQPVSRSPEDVFRDYRARQAGLIRALTTDVEKFYVMCDPEKENLCLYGLPNETWEINLPAEEVPPELPEPALGINFARDGMDEKDWLSLVAVHSDSWLMSVAFYFGARFGFDKESRKRLFTMINNLPSIYEVVTGTAKKEPKEKTPKSNIKTNKSGSKPSRHAEPNSRVPKMPPPKDEESEEEEGEPQEDQESALCGACGLGYDDFWICCDLCETWFHGKCVKITPAKADHIKQYKCPSCTGSKRAKV, from the exons ATGGACGGAGGAGCCGGCTTTCCGGGCACGCAGCCGGTCTCCCGCTCGCCGGAGGACGTCTTCCGGGACTACCGCGCGCGCCAGGCCGGCCTGATCAGGGCGCTCACCACCG ATGTGGAGAAGTTCTACGTGATGTGCGACCCAG AGAAGGAGAACTTATGTTTATATGGACTTCCTAATGAGACATGGGAAATAAACTTGCCTGCTGAAGAGGTCCCTCCTGAACTGCCAGAGCCAGCTCTTGGAATTAATTTTGCTCGTGATGGGATGGATGAAAAAGATTGGCTATCACTTGTTGCAGTGCATAGTGATTCTTGGCTAATGTCTGTTGCATTTTATTTTGGAGCAAGGTTTGGATTCGATAAAGAATCCAG GAAACGTCTCTTCACCATGATCAATAACCTTCCCAGCATATATGAGGTTGTCACAGGAACAGCCAAGAAAGAGCCCAAAGAAAAAACTCCTAAAAGCAACATTAAGACTAACAAATCTGGCTCAAAG CCCTCGCGCCATGCGGAACCCAACTCAAGGGTCCCAAAGATGCCACCTCCAAAGGACGAGGAGAGTGAAGAGGAGGAAGGGGAACCACAGGAAGACCAGGAGAGTGCGCTGTGTGGCGCATGTGGCCTAGGTTATGACGACTTCTGGATCTGCTGCGACCTATGCGAGACATGGTTCCACGGCAAGTGTGTTAAGATCACCCCAGCTAAAGCGGACCACATCAAGCAGTATAAGTGCCCCTCCTGCACGGGAAGCAAGAGGGCCAAGGTTTGA